A region of the Montipora foliosa isolate CH-2021 chromosome 8, ASM3666993v2, whole genome shotgun sequence genome:
AACCACGAAGTTTCATGTTAACAACCCAAGAAAGCAAAAGCAGCGAGAGATCTGGCCTAGAAGTTAAGCTAATCGTTGGCTCAATCAACGGAGATTCCAGCCTTGAAGTACCTAGGGTGTGGACCGTCGATCGCCTAAACATATCTGAGTGTAATATTCCAAGAGATCATGATGTCACTAAATGGCCACACCTTAACGGCATCGAACTCCCAGAGATCGATGGCAAGGAAGTAAGAGTGCTGATAGGGTGTAACGTCCCCGAAGCGTTTTGGGTGCTCGAAGAGAGGCTTGGCGGTAGAGGTAAACCGGTTGCCATCCGTTCGTTGTTAGGTTGGACCCTTATAGGACCAACTGTGAAGGTCAATGAAGAAAGCAGTTTCTCTGTGAACTTTGTGCGTTTGAATGATGAAAGCGACTCCAGAGATGAAACCTTACTGCTGCAAGTTAAGAACTTCTGGGAAACTGATTTTGCTGATTCGATATCTAGTTCTAAAGTCGCCATGTCTGTTGAAGACGAAAGAGCATTGGCAATCATGGAATCCTTTGTCAGAAGGGTCTCCGGACGTTATCAAGTGGCCCTTCCATGGAGACGGCAACCTCTTTACCTACCAAATAACCGTGTCGCAGTTGAGCAGCGCTTGTCtttgttgaaaaagaaatttcatcgAGATCCAGAGTTCTTCGCACGCTATAAAGCAGCTGTTAACGACTAGGAACTTTACGGAGGAACTTTACCCTAATGGCAGGCCCTTATGGTACCTACCACACCATGCCATTTTCCATCCCCACAAGCCAGACAAGTTAAGAGTAGTATTTGACTGTGCTGCACGGTTCAAGGGTACTTCTCTGAACGATCAGTTATTACACGGCCCTGATTTGACCAATAGTTTGTTCGGTGTTCTTCAAAGATTTCGTCAAGAACCAGTCGCCCTGGTTTCTGATATCGAAGCTATGTTCCATCAAGTGAAAGTTGACCCCCTGGATTCAGATGCCTTGAGATTTTTGTGGTGGCCAAACGATGATATATCTGCACAGCCTATTGAATACCGGATGGAAGTCCACCTTTTTGGTAGTACCTCGTCACCGAGTTGTGCAAACTTCTGCATCAGGAAGACTGCTCAAGACAATATTGGAAATTTCTCCCATCTGGTGATCGATACAGTCCTGAAGAACTTTTACGTTGACGACTGTCTGAAATCTGTGCAATCCTCCTGTGCTGCCATCGATTTAAGAAGTCAGCTCTGCG
Encoded here:
- the LOC137968499 gene encoding uncharacterized protein — protein: MAKGCMQRSGCYVEGCGKKNMTVLHPPVQPLPVGHGTQDSRRADQELGHSESSTSGVVTELSSQSHVIGAGVNGQNGTGHIADKVSLRIVPVMVRGNQPGKVVETYALLDNGSDVTLCDRKLVDELGITGQPRSFMLTTQESKSSERSGLEVKLIVGSINGDSSLEVPRVWTVDRLNISECNIPRDHDVTKWPHLNGIELPEIDGKEVRVLIGCNVPEAFWVLEERLGGRGKPVAIRSLLGWTLIGPTVKVNEESSFSVNFVRLNDESDSRDETLLLQVKNFWETDFADSISSSKVAMSVEDERALAIMESFVRRVSGRYQVALPWRRQPLYLPNNRVAVEQRLSLLKKKFHRDPEFFARYKAAVND